The genomic interval ggcatgtcagggggcgaggatctttactcccggttggtgacaccaaccgggactaccgGGATTATAGATcgccactttagtcccggttggtatattaccaaccgggactaaagatcatctagatctttactctcggttggtattactaaccgggagtaaaattCAACacatagtatataatccctatcccttatcctctcctccacaatcaCAACCACACagatcctccccttcctcctcccctcccctcctcctctcccctggaGACGGACGCCAGCCGCGCCGCACGGACGCGCGGTGGATGGACGGACGCGTGACGTGCGGTTGCAGGGTGCGCGCGGCTGTGACACGGTGTgctgagtagtagtagtagtagtggcgTCGTGATTGGagcttgttttctctctttttatatatatattttgtgattcactaatatgtataattttgtgattgattgtacgggtctgagatgtataatctgtgatgtatttgatttgtgtgtaatttttttaggttttgtgatgtatttgatttgtgtatattagtaactttaagatttgtgatgtggattaggatgttactttgatttgggatgtgcatgccactcgattcgggagaaaataaaaaagaaacaaaaaacaaaagggaCCATCTAGACTGCCGCTATCCCCTCTTTAAAGATCtttctctttagtcccggtttttgctaccaaccgggactaaagatccatctttagtcccggttatttcaaccgggactaaacatgGGCATCTTTGGTCCCGGATTcctactcccggttggaaacccAGGACTAAaggggcatctttagtcccggattcctactcccggttggaaacccgggactaaaggggggttatcaaccgggagtaaaaaaaggtttctccaccagtgatagtACTTACACCCCTCTCCTTTATCCTGTCCTACCACCCTCGCCtgcgtgctctctctctcttctctactcAAGACACATATTCAATACTCACCAAAATAACCACACCGATCATAGGTTGTTCGTTTTAGTGCTCCGCAtgtgaaaaataattttctcaAAGGACCTTCTAATTTTTAAAGAgccatatataaaaattgattttcgttgGCCGGTGTATTATCAACCAAATGACACCACACTAAAAGATTCATTAAAACTGCCAACATATTTTATGCTTTAGGAGTGTTTAGATTTTAGGTGGGTGTCACTTTTCTAATCTCTTGAATTCTCTTGGATGCACTATAGAATAACGATTTTGTGGATGcttctccttttattttacAAGCGAAATATAAGAAATTATGATAATGGTGAGAGGGCCTTATATAGTTTAAAACAACctatgaaaattaattttcactaGAGATCACTAGAACCGCCTATGAAAATAGGACGGCTTTTACGGACGCTTCTCTTAAGAAAACACATAATAGAACCGCCCTTGGAAATACAAGCAATActtttttgttttagaaaaaatcgTAACTCTTTCATATGGAGTTGAATGATGATAAATTTATAACAACAAAACTGTAGTTTTAATAACTAAAAGTTACACATTGCATAGCACTATAATTTTAGAATTAGTGATGTGCAATTTTAGGTGACTGGAACATAGAAAATATGTCTAAAAATGAAATGTAGAAAATATCTTTCTGTTTAATTATTATTGCCGAAGTATATTTCACTGCAAAGAACCCGTCAATTGAAAGATCGCATTGCTCTAGAGGAACATGGCAACATGCCAAAGTAGTTGATTAGGCAACCGCCTGGATTAAGATGCTAAAACCATTTGCGCGACGGCGCAACAAGAAGCAAAACAGCATCACCAAGCCCAAGAATCCCAGCCAGTAATGTTATCGTTGGAGTCTTTGCCAGCTAAATACAGTGTTTCTAGCACTTACAGCCTTTCACGACTTATTGATCATACATATATGTTAATCCATTATGTAAAAGAAATATATGTTAATCCCAACTTGGTACTAATAATCCCAATTGGACCATACCTAGGAGGAAACAGCAATGCAGCTGCCTGTAGAAACAATAGTTTTCCATTGTCCCAtgacaaataaataataaatagttTATTAAAGGAACAAAGTGAAGTCAGAAAATCAGAATACGAGGCGAATGTTGGCTGGCGATAGCCGTTACCGGGTTTGGTTATTAGgacattcccaacccaatgactagaatGATGTCTATAGTATTAAATAAGTTgtcaactagaaaaaaaaataatgtggcaagtgaataaatgagaaaagagaaggaaaccatgtcttgcatgaaaCATAGTTTCTACataacatccaagacatcatgtgagataagaggcattaaatttaagtatgaaatagtagtgtttgcattggaaaagtagtgtctagtactagtttcttgatgatgtggagtttatagaaatcatgtctagtgttttgggttgggaatggccttagcAATTTGGCAGGTGTCAAACACTGATGTGTCACACACATGGTTTTCTTATAGATTAGTACCGTGTGGTTTACTCAGTAAAATTTGGTCATATACAATTTTTCTTTTAGCTGTGTGACCACGGATAGAGGCCGGAGATATAATCcagttttattatctaaaaaaaatacaattttcgTTTGCAGCGGTCAACATTTTTCTTCGGTAATCAAAACCGGGGAACAAAAATGGTtcagtttttgtttgtttcagcatGAGCAGACTGAAGCTAAGTTGATCACTTCACGAATCCAATAGAGATGGCATGCAGATGGTCAGCATTCAGCAAGCACAGCAAGTAGCAACTGATTCGTCACGAGGTAGTTACCAACGACTGAAATCATGGAAGCTTCTGCAGAGGAGAGATAAGAACTGAGCAAAGTCAAATGCTAGCACACACATAATTGCGTCGTCGACCATGTTCCATCTTCCATGACAGCTAGATTAATTTCTGAGCCCCTGATTAGTTGCTCGTTCTCCATGATGATCGTTAGTTCGAATCCACCATGGATCAGCCCATGCATCAACATAATCTCAATCTCTATAAATAGCCATCTCTGTATTCGATCAACAGACAGCAGAAGCAGGCAGTCCATCGATCATCTCTTCTCTTCCAGCAAGGAAGCAGCAGAAAAGACAATGGCAGCATCGGGCATGAAGCTCGCCATGGCGGTGGCGTGCGCGCTGGCGCTCGCGTCGGCGTGCCACGGCCTGCAGCTGGGCTACTACAAGCAGTCGTGCCCTCGCGTTGAGGCCATCGTGAGGGACGAGGTGAAGAAGTTCGTCTACAAGGACGCCGGCATCGGCGCCGGACTCATCCGCCTCGtgttccacgactgcttcgtcgagGTATGTCACATTGCATTTCtgcattgcaaatttgcaatccATGGCGGCAGTGAGATCAATGTGAGCGTGACAGATCATCATATGCATGTATGTGTTTGTTGATAGGGATGTGATGGCTCGGTGCTCCTGGACCCAACTCCGGCGAACCCGAAGCCGGAGAAGCTGAGCCCGCCCAACTTCCCCAGCCTCCGCGGCTTCGAGGTGATCGACGCCGCCAAGGACGCCGTCGAGAAGGTCTGCCCAGGAGtggtctcctgcgccgacatcgtcgccttcgccgcccgCGACGCCGCCTACTTCCTCAGCAGATTCAAGGTGAAGATCAACGTCCCAGGTGGACGCCTCGACGGCCGCCGCTCCCTCGACTCCGACGCCCTCAACAACCTGCCGCCGCCCAACTTCAACGTGAACCAGCTCATCGGCGCGTTCGCCGCCAAGGGCCTCGACGCCGAGGACATGGTGGTGCTCTCCGGCGCCCACACCGTCGGCCGCTCCCACTGCTCCTCCTTCGTCTCCGACCGCGTCGCCGCGCCCTCCGACATCAATGGCGGCTTCGCCAACTTCCTCAAGCAGAGGTGCCCGGCCAACCCGACCTCCAGCAACGACCCGACGGTGAACCAGGACGCCGTGACCCCGAACGCGTTCGACAACCAGTACTACAAGAACGTCGAGGCGCACAAGGTGCTCTTCGCGTCGGACGCGGCGCTGctgacgtcgccggcgacggcgaagatGGTGTCGGACAACGCCAACATCCCGGGGTGGTGGGAGGACAAGTTCGCCAAGGCGTTCGTCAAGATGGCATCCGTCGGTGTCAAGACCGGCTACCCCGGCGAGATCAGGAGGCACTGCAGGGTCGTCAACTAAGCATCGGATCAATCTGACTGATGCGAATTGCAAACCATCTATACGTTCATTCGTTTGTTTTCCAGGACTTTGTTCTTTTGATCGATTCGACATGACGTACTACATTTCTTGGTTCTTTTGGCCGTTGGTGCGCAGTATCCCTCTAAAACCACCATGACAATGAACTGTACTTGAATAAAATCATCTCCCATAATTAATAAAAGCCTCATCTCTTTTTGATTGGTAAACCTAGTGTTAGATTTGTGTGTGTTTGCTATGCCTTGAGTAATCAGAATACTAGTCGGAGTCGGCCGGACATTTGAATTTGGCGCGCAGAGTGGCATTTTTTTGGGTGAAGAAGAAACGAATGAAGACTCCGAGTCGGATCATGTAACAATCACCATAAGTAGTAGCGTGCGTCGCTCCGAATTCTGTCATTTCCacccatcgatcgatcagcaacCGGCAACGGAGAAGAAGATCGACGTCATCGCGATGGAGTTGCAAGGCTTGGAGCAAGAAGCAGCAGTGCAACCTCCCGCCTCGGCCGCTTTCCCTTCTtccgcggaggaggcggcggcggcggcgagcccgaCGAGCGGCGGGAAGCGCATCGTCCTCCGCATCAGGCTCCCGCCGGCGTGGACGCCCGAGGAGGACGCGTGCCTGGCGCGCCTCGCCGCGGAGAACGGCTTCCGCCACTGGCGCCGCGTCGCCgagggcatggcggcggcgcgctcggggcgccggccccgccgctcgcccggGCAGTGCCGCGACAGGTGGCGCGACCACCTCGCCCGCGACGTGTACCACCGCCCCttcaccgccgacgacg from Oryza glaberrima chromosome 3, OglaRS2, whole genome shotgun sequence carries:
- the LOC127765820 gene encoding peroxidase 2-like; the protein is MAASGMKLAMAVACALALASACHGLQLGYYKQSCPRVEAIVRDEVKKFVYKDAGIGAGLIRLVFHDCFVEGCDGSVLLDPTPANPKPEKLSPPNFPSLRGFEVIDAAKDAVEKVCPGVVSCADIVAFAARDAAYFLSRFKVKINVPGGRLDGRRSLDSDALNNLPPPNFNVNQLIGAFAAKGLDAEDMVVLSGAHTVGRSHCSSFVSDRVAAPSDINGGFANFLKQRCPANPTSSNDPTVNQDAVTPNAFDNQYYKNVEAHKVLFASDAALLTSPATAKMVSDNANIPGWWEDKFAKAFVKMASVGVKTGYPGEIRRHCRVVN